Proteins from a genomic interval of Candidatus Fokinia cryptica:
- the virB11 gene encoding P-type DNA transfer ATPase VirB11, which yields MSAKITALETYLAPLESIFAQDGVSEISINRYGEAWIEKMGELYKELIPELNEIHLKGLTTLIASFTEQKISEEQPILSATLPNGFRVQIVIPPATEIGTIGISIRKPSGMNFTLEKYEQAGMFQKAAIKSVKDPYLNELQSHLDNGEIKLFLRKAVTYKKNIIVSGGTSTGKTTFTNALLQEIPAKERLITCEDAREISLPLHENRLHLIASKGGQGRANVTIKSLIEACLRLRPDRIIVGELRGSEAFDYLRAINTGHPGSIATLHADSPAMAISQLTLMVMQSGVEMSLNDITMYIKNVVDVIVQVKRGEKGFRYVSEVFLNNEKEKK from the coding sequence ATGTCTGCTAAAATTACTGCATTAGAAACTTATCTCGCTCCTCTCGAAAGTATCTTCGCTCAAGACGGTGTAAGTGAGATATCTATTAACAGGTATGGTGAAGCATGGATTGAAAAAATGGGAGAATTGTATAAAGAGCTTATTCCTGAACTTAACGAAATTCACTTAAAAGGGCTGACTACGTTAATAGCGAGTTTTACCGAGCAGAAAATAAGTGAAGAGCAACCGATTTTATCTGCTACTCTTCCTAATGGATTTCGTGTTCAAATAGTAATACCACCAGCTACTGAGATTGGCACTATTGGAATTTCTATAAGAAAACCATCTGGTATGAATTTTACTCTTGAAAAATATGAACAAGCTGGGATGTTTCAGAAGGCTGCAATAAAGAGTGTAAAAGATCCATATCTCAATGAGTTGCAATCACATCTTGATAATGGAGAGATAAAGCTCTTTTTAAGAAAAGCTGTTACTTACAAAAAAAACATTATCGTTAGCGGTGGTACTTCAACAGGAAAGACCACTTTTACAAATGCACTTTTACAGGAAATTCCAGCAAAGGAGCGGTTAATTACATGTGAAGATGCTAGAGAAATTTCGTTACCTTTACATGAAAATAGGTTGCATCTTATAGCTTCAAAGGGTGGACAGGGTAGAGCTAATGTTACAATTAAGAGCCTGATAGAAGCTTGTTTAAGATTACGTCCAGACAGAATAATAGTAGGAGAGCTGAGAGGTAGTGAAGCATTTGACTATTTAAGAGCGATCAATACTGGTCATCCTGGGTCAATTGCTACTCTTCATGCTGATTCTCCTGCAATGGCTATATCGCAACTAACTTTGATGGTTATGCAAAGTGGAGTAGAAATGAGTCTAAACGACATTACAATGTACATTAAAAATGTGGTAGATGTAATAGTCCAAGTGAAGAGGGGAGAGAAGGGTTTTAGGTATGTATCTGAAGTATTTCTCAATAATGAGAAGGAGAAAAAATAA
- the nusA gene encoding transcription termination factor NusA → MKESGILQVVQYVSREKSMPVGLLFEMLEQTIEDVMCSKYGNHRFKCRFDRKTGKSVLYKITEVISDEDALLVSQEENAQEANICDVISVSEAKQNGHVVEVGDEILEEVPMLDIEPSIVSKARVALISKIKRIEAEREFEEYSEKIGEMFSGVVEKVDRMAVVVKLANGVLAVIPHNHQLRQDNFIHGTKVKAVLVEVKPSQDEEPQLILSRTSDLFLEQLLHREVAEIYNSTIKIVRIAREAGSRSKVVLYSSVSSINPVGACIGIKGSRVKAIMAELGGEKIDFILYSDDMREMVVNAISPVVPQKVSFSEDEDVVKIIVGSGVAHEVIGRNGQNVRLLSELIGMRIEVATEQDLISDAYNKTKKDSLILQKRLDIDMILAQLLISEKLNTVEKIAETSVSDLSAIVGGDAEIAEELISRANLAIQLGIENHADLEEEKGDKAAFANIIGMTSDGLVREKQMMMRAFARLRLNSLARIAPYSSDELYEMCNAKGFDIRKELLDIVIAKARQKAYFSIFKNSDDS, encoded by the coding sequence ATGAAGGAATCTGGAATATTACAGGTAGTTCAGTACGTGTCAAGAGAGAAGAGCATGCCAGTTGGTTTACTTTTCGAGATGCTGGAGCAGACCATAGAGGACGTGATGTGCAGTAAGTACGGCAATCACAGATTTAAGTGCCGTTTTGATAGGAAGACTGGAAAGAGCGTCCTGTATAAAATCACTGAAGTAATAAGTGACGAAGATGCTCTGCTCGTATCACAGGAAGAAAATGCACAAGAAGCAAATATTTGTGATGTTATTTCTGTTTCTGAAGCTAAACAAAACGGACATGTTGTAGAGGTTGGAGATGAAATTTTGGAAGAAGTGCCAATGCTAGATATCGAACCTTCTATTGTTTCTAAAGCTCGTGTAGCACTTATTTCGAAAATAAAGAGGATAGAAGCAGAAAGAGAATTTGAGGAGTATAGTGAAAAAATTGGTGAGATGTTTTCAGGAGTTGTAGAGAAAGTAGATCGTATGGCTGTTGTAGTGAAGCTAGCGAATGGAGTGCTCGCAGTGATTCCACATAATCATCAATTGAGACAGGATAATTTCATACATGGCACTAAAGTTAAAGCTGTGTTAGTAGAGGTGAAACCTTCTCAAGATGAAGAGCCTCAGTTGATTTTATCTAGAACTTCTGATCTCTTTTTGGAGCAATTGTTACATAGAGAGGTGGCGGAAATTTATAATAGCACCATAAAGATTGTGAGAATAGCGAGAGAAGCTGGTTCTCGTTCAAAGGTTGTATTGTATTCTAGTGTTTCTTCCATCAATCCGGTAGGGGCGTGCATAGGTATAAAAGGTAGTCGTGTGAAAGCGATAATGGCTGAATTAGGGGGTGAAAAAATAGATTTTATACTATATTCGGATGACATGAGAGAAATGGTAGTTAATGCAATATCTCCAGTTGTTCCTCAAAAAGTCTCTTTTAGTGAGGATGAAGATGTAGTAAAAATTATAGTGGGTTCCGGAGTTGCTCACGAGGTAATAGGTAGGAATGGTCAAAATGTAAGACTTTTATCAGAACTTATAGGAATGAGAATTGAAGTTGCTACTGAGCAAGATTTAATTTCAGATGCTTATAACAAAACTAAAAAAGATTCTTTGATTCTTCAAAAGCGGTTAGATATAGATATGATATTAGCACAATTATTGATATCCGAAAAACTGAATACTGTTGAGAAAATTGCAGAAACAAGCGTCTCTGACTTGAGTGCGATAGTTGGTGGAGATGCTGAAATTGCAGAAGAGCTGATTTCTCGAGCTAATTTGGCAATTCAGCTTGGAATAGAAAATCATGCTGATCTTGAAGAGGAAAAGGGAGATAAAGCTGCTTTTGCTAATATAATTGGAATGACTTCCGATGGCCTAGTAAGAGAAAAACAGATGATGATGAGAGCATTTGCTCGTCTCAGATTAAATTCTCTAGCTAGGATTGCGCCTTATTCTAGCGATGAATTATATGAGATGTGTAATGCTAAAGGATTTGATATAAGGAAGGAGTTGTTGGATATCGTGATAGCTAAGGCTAGGCAAAAAGCCTACTTTTCTATTTTTAAAAATTCTGATGATTCTTAA
- the rpoB gene encoding DNA-directed RNA polymerase subunit beta: MKDTFLLAEFARLRKFYGRTCLSDVFGENDLISTQIDSYRDFLQLDVEQDKRENVGLEKLLRSIFSIESNEGNATLEYMGYRINPSKYSPQECKRRGNASYSGALIVKLRLVTWEKKENGREIKSITEQEVYVGDIPLITESGSFVINGVEKVVILQLHRSPGVLYTHDEGKSNPSGRYLYSVVIVPRSGFWLTIEFKASGIIMCKSEKGRKFPLTTLFRALNFSTKQIFETFYDKECCEYHAIGMWRKSFNHLEYRNRMLNFTVFDVVSGEDFLKPGDRISPKVIENCEQRKDRLYCIFPSQSLEGRYFMYDVLDDDGDVLVEAGTRVTVEILAEIEKLKENRCFTLIAVPNPGGGYYIRDTMIADPAKSTEEAVVQAYRILKPGEVMPESGANLLHDMFFSGKYGYDLSDVGRMKMNLTNRTEVPLNVHHLTIEDIIAIVKKLCFFMDNGGTPDDQDNLGNRRVRRVADLFEAQCSSNLTRMRKSILDKMSSVDNIEAFNPYELVNYKFLSLMLFEFFNLSVLCNYMAQTNILSSISEKRRISCLGPGGLTHDNAPGSARDAHRTYYSRICSIETPEGKNIGLINNLALYARVGRHGFLEAPYRKIINGVVTNEVEYLSALEDIDTLIVQATEAVDDNNEFVNPTVECRFNGARVYVNKNVPKYMEIASKQHVSVSASLIPFIENCDAVRALTASNMLRQAVPLMRPQTPLIGTGMEKAVAQSSDMMVKAKESGVVVYVDAVKIIIRRVSEGQKTDFDIYNLNKYLRSNQSTCYNQKPTVKLGDFVVKGSVLADCCTEYGQLALGMNIKVAYMSWYGWNYEDAIIVSERVVRDDYFTSFHIERIECIVRDTRLGPERVTRDIPNVSENLLNHLDEYGVVMPGCVIDTDNMILVGKVTPQPEAPVTPEEKLLRAIFGSKSSDVRDSSLRTSFGVRGVVIGVEIFVKKGADSDDELSIMRCRAINNATREYEEYVRLLEEFVYDELKSILLGQEINKNTKEVITQIALDSLDKEKWFELDVIDDVVASKLDNLKKVLTIKKDKLSADFEARVAQINEDDTLHSEDLKVIKVYVMVKRRLRVGDKMAGRHGNKGVVSIIVPEEDMPIMEDGSKIDIILSPLGIPSRMNIGQIWEVTLGRGLVAFGAKIKSLREKAIASGLKFEDVEKLRDTVINFYLGNIKQEEKEKNLGIGWGIMNDDDSNVNVDSCEVIIDAIKQNERCYSPSSIVKVLKSLSSDSLIRLTKEMGNGIPIATPIFDGVKEHDVDALLKDCGISTSGQVKLRDGKTGEYFEMEITVGVLYMLKLHHLSEEKYHVRATGPHACITQQPLGGKAKGGGQRLGEMEVWALEGYGAAYNLYEMLTIKSDSVDGRNAAFRDICKLMEHIRAMNYCTIMPESSYILLSEMRSLGLHVKLSYDEGFHSRGVTKVKDIEIKKDDVEVKS; this comes from the coding sequence ATGAAGGATACATTTTTACTTGCTGAGTTTGCCAGATTGCGTAAATTCTATGGTCGTACATGCTTGAGTGATGTTTTCGGAGAAAATGATTTGATATCTACTCAAATAGATTCTTATCGTGATTTTCTACAATTAGACGTTGAGCAGGATAAAAGAGAGAATGTAGGTCTTGAAAAGTTGTTACGCTCTATTTTTTCCATAGAGAGTAATGAGGGTAATGCAACTTTAGAGTATATGGGATATAGGATAAATCCTTCTAAGTATTCTCCTCAAGAATGTAAAAGACGTGGAAATGCTTCATATTCTGGTGCTTTAATTGTTAAATTGCGGCTAGTTACTTGGGAAAAGAAAGAGAATGGAAGAGAGATTAAAAGTATTACTGAGCAAGAAGTTTATGTTGGGGATATACCACTTATTACTGAAAGTGGTTCATTCGTAATAAATGGAGTAGAAAAAGTTGTAATACTTCAGTTACACCGTTCTCCTGGTGTGTTATACACTCACGATGAAGGAAAAAGTAATCCAAGTGGTAGATATCTCTATTCTGTTGTTATAGTTCCACGTTCTGGGTTTTGGCTAACAATAGAGTTTAAAGCAAGTGGTATCATAATGTGTAAGAGCGAAAAAGGCAGAAAATTTCCTCTTACTACATTATTTAGAGCTTTAAATTTTAGTACGAAGCAGATATTTGAGACTTTTTACGATAAAGAGTGTTGCGAGTATCATGCTATAGGTATGTGGCGTAAGAGCTTTAATCATCTGGAGTATAGAAATAGAATGCTCAATTTTACGGTTTTTGATGTTGTAAGTGGTGAGGATTTTTTGAAGCCAGGTGATAGAATTTCTCCTAAAGTGATAGAAAATTGTGAGCAGAGGAAAGATAGATTATACTGCATTTTTCCTTCTCAAAGCTTAGAAGGTAGATATTTCATGTATGATGTACTTGATGATGATGGAGATGTGCTTGTAGAAGCTGGTACTAGAGTTACAGTAGAAATTTTGGCTGAAATAGAAAAATTGAAAGAGAATAGATGTTTTACATTGATTGCAGTTCCTAATCCTGGAGGAGGATATTATATTAGAGATACGATGATTGCCGATCCAGCAAAAAGCACTGAGGAAGCAGTAGTACAGGCTTATCGCATTTTAAAACCTGGAGAAGTGATGCCGGAATCTGGTGCTAATTTGCTGCATGATATGTTTTTCTCTGGTAAGTATGGATACGATTTATCAGATGTTGGTAGAATGAAGATGAATCTCACCAACAGGACAGAAGTTCCTCTAAATGTTCATCATCTCACTATTGAAGATATCATAGCTATAGTGAAGAAGTTATGTTTTTTTATGGATAACGGTGGTACTCCGGATGATCAAGATAATCTCGGTAATAGGCGAGTAAGGAGAGTAGCAGATCTTTTTGAAGCTCAATGTTCTTCTAACTTAACAAGGATGAGAAAGAGCATTTTAGATAAAATGTCATCTGTTGATAATATTGAAGCGTTTAATCCTTATGAATTGGTGAATTATAAATTTCTTTCACTAATGTTGTTTGAGTTCTTCAATCTTTCCGTGTTATGTAATTACATGGCGCAAACTAATATATTGTCTAGTATCAGTGAGAAAAGACGTATTTCGTGTTTAGGTCCTGGTGGTCTTACTCATGATAATGCTCCAGGTTCTGCAAGGGATGCTCATAGAACGTATTATTCGCGTATATGTTCTATAGAAACTCCAGAAGGTAAAAATATTGGTTTGATAAATAATTTAGCTTTATATGCAAGAGTTGGGCGTCATGGATTTTTAGAAGCTCCTTATCGTAAAATAATAAATGGAGTTGTCACAAATGAGGTAGAATATTTATCTGCATTGGAGGATATTGACACATTGATAGTTCAAGCAACAGAAGCAGTTGATGATAATAATGAGTTTGTTAATCCTACTGTAGAGTGCAGGTTTAATGGTGCTAGAGTTTATGTAAATAAGAATGTACCGAAATATATGGAAATTGCATCAAAGCAACATGTTTCTGTTTCTGCTTCTCTCATACCTTTTATTGAAAATTGTGATGCTGTAAGGGCGTTGACAGCTTCTAATATGCTTCGGCAAGCAGTTCCGTTAATGCGTCCTCAAACGCCTCTTATAGGTACTGGAATGGAAAAAGCAGTTGCTCAAAGTTCTGATATGATGGTAAAAGCTAAAGAGTCAGGGGTAGTAGTTTATGTAGATGCCGTTAAAATTATCATTAGAAGAGTAAGCGAAGGACAAAAAACTGATTTTGATATTTATAATCTGAACAAATATTTACGTAGTAATCAATCTACTTGTTACAATCAAAAGCCTACGGTTAAATTAGGTGATTTTGTAGTAAAAGGCAGTGTTTTAGCTGATTGTTGTACTGAATATGGGCAGTTAGCTCTTGGCATGAATATAAAAGTCGCATATATGAGTTGGTATGGCTGGAATTATGAAGATGCCATTATAGTATCTGAAAGGGTAGTAAGAGATGATTATTTCACGTCTTTTCACATAGAGAGGATAGAATGCATAGTGAGAGATACAAGATTGGGACCAGAGCGCGTAACTCGTGATATTCCAAATGTATCAGAAAATTTACTAAATCATTTAGATGAATATGGAGTTGTAATGCCAGGTTGTGTAATTGATACGGACAATATGATATTAGTTGGAAAAGTTACTCCTCAGCCTGAAGCTCCAGTTACCCCAGAAGAGAAGTTATTGAGAGCAATTTTTGGCTCTAAATCATCCGATGTTAGAGATTCTTCTCTAAGAACATCTTTTGGAGTAAGAGGTGTAGTAATAGGTGTTGAAATTTTTGTAAAAAAAGGAGCGGATTCAGATGACGAATTATCCATTATGAGATGTAGAGCTATTAATAATGCTACTAGAGAATATGAAGAATACGTAAGATTGCTTGAAGAATTTGTATATGATGAGTTGAAAAGTATCCTTTTAGGACAAGAAATTAATAAAAATACTAAAGAGGTTATTACACAAATAGCTTTGGATAGTTTAGATAAAGAAAAGTGGTTTGAGCTAGATGTAATAGATGATGTTGTAGCTAGTAAATTAGATAATTTGAAGAAAGTTCTTACAATTAAAAAAGATAAGTTAAGTGCGGATTTTGAGGCTCGTGTTGCTCAGATTAACGAAGACGATACTTTGCATTCGGAAGATCTAAAAGTAATTAAAGTTTATGTTATGGTAAAGCGTAGATTACGCGTAGGAGATAAAATGGCCGGTAGGCATGGAAATAAGGGAGTTGTTTCAATTATAGTACCAGAGGAGGACATGCCTATTATGGAAGATGGTTCGAAGATCGATATTATATTGAGCCCACTTGGTATTCCTTCCAGGATGAATATAGGGCAAATATGGGAAGTAACTCTTGGTAGAGGATTGGTTGCTTTTGGTGCGAAAATAAAATCTTTGAGAGAGAAAGCAATTGCATCTGGTCTTAAGTTTGAAGATGTAGAGAAATTGAGAGATACAGTTATAAATTTTTACTTGGGAAATATAAAACAAGAAGAAAAAGAGAAAAATTTAGGTATAGGTTGGGGGATCATGAATGACGATGATAGTAACGTTAATGTGGATTCATGTGAAGTCATTATTGATGCTATCAAACAGAATGAGAGATGTTATTCGCCTTCTTCCATAGTAAAGGTTTTAAAAAGCTTATCTTCTGATAGTTTGATAAGATTAACGAAAGAGATGGGTAATGGTATTCCCATCGCAACTCCAATATTTGATGGTGTGAAAGAGCATGATGTGGATGCTCTTCTTAAGGATTGTGGTATTAGCACTTCAGGGCAAGTGAAGTTAAGAGATGGAAAAACTGGAGAATATTTTGAAATGGAGATAACGGTTGGTGTACTGTATATGTTAAAGTTACATCATTTAAGTGAAGAAAAATATCATGTTAGAGCTACAGGTCCTCATGCATGTATAACGCAACAGCCTTTAGGAGGAAAAGCTAAGGGTGGTGGACAGCGTTTAGGAGAAATGGAGGTATGGGCATTAGAAGGATATGGAGCAGCGTATAATTTATATGAGATGCTGACTATTAAATCAGATTCTGTAGATGGACGAAATGCTGCGTTTAGGGATATATGTAAACTTATGGAGCATATTCGTGCTATGAATTATTGCACTATTATGCCAGAGTCTAGTTACATTCTTTTAAGTGAAATGAGATCTCTTGGATTGCATGTTAAGTTATCTTATGATGAGGGATTTCATTCTCGTGGTGTGACTAAAGTAAAGGATATAGAGATAAAAAAAGATGATGTTGAAGTGAAATCGTGA
- a CDS encoding ClpXP protease specificity-enhancing factor SspB, which yields MDTIKYGLIYSNLMKLIVMDVVKTLASAPTGTYHFCIVISFDTRSYGVVLSDRLKAQYPREMTIILQHQFRDLKVSYEAISVTLSFNGMNENISIPFPSLVRFEDKVAGFSVDFDKLLSVQNIPQTELFGEKESELDKYQNITHRIEDNVLVLDGRDIFSRSR from the coding sequence ATGGATACAATTAAATACGGTTTGATATATTCAAACCTAATGAAACTGATAGTGATGGATGTTGTGAAAACCCTCGCTTCTGCACCTACAGGCACTTATCACTTTTGCATAGTAATCAGTTTTGACACAAGAAGTTATGGAGTAGTCCTTTCAGATAGACTTAAGGCTCAATATCCTAGGGAGATGACAATAATACTGCAACATCAATTTAGGGATTTGAAAGTATCATACGAAGCAATCTCCGTTACCCTATCTTTCAATGGTATGAATGAAAATATTTCCATACCCTTCCCTTCCCTTGTAAGGTTTGAAGATAAAGTAGCTGGCTTTTCAGTGGATTTCGATAAATTACTCTCCGTACAAAATATACCACAAACAGAACTATTCGGAGAAAAAGAAAGCGAGCTGGACAAATATCAAAATATAACTCACAGAATCGAAGACAATGTCTTAGTATTAGATGGGAGAGACATCTTCTCGCGCTCAAGATAA